The Oncorhynchus mykiss isolate Arlee chromosome 10, USDA_OmykA_1.1, whole genome shotgun sequence nucleotide sequence TCCCATAGCAGATGTAAGAAGATTAGGGTTCTAGAGAATCGGGAATATTAGGGTTATAGAGAATCGGGAATATTAGGGTTCTGAATGTGGACTAAGAGAGGCATTTGTTCCGCATCTAGAAGAAAATAATGCTGAGgttcagtggtggctggtggcactttaaattgggaggacaggctcattgtaatgtctggaacAGAATCAATGGaagggtatcaaacacatcaaacatctGGTTTGATGGCTTGATACAACACTTGGTGATGCTGTTGTCTCTTCCTAACATCATGTGGACCGTTAAGGTGAGCGGCAGTGTGGCAAGCATCTACAGTGGAGTAGATGGGGATGTGGAAGTGAAGGGAACAATCCGGTTTGCCATGAATTATGTCCAGAAGCTCGGGGAGTTCCACATCTTTGTTGTCCACTGCAGAGATCTTGCCGTGGCAGAACCCAAGAAGAACCGTTCTGATCCGTAGGTGTTCTTGCAATAaataagattgtgtgtgtgtgtgattatccTATCATTGTAAAATAAATCTGCCATCTCCAGGTGCATAGGTTTACAGAGGTTGATGTTTCCCATTACCTTACATAGGATCATCAGTGTGTTATTGCAATTTGAGACTAGGTGCATGGAAAGCAATGATGTGCCTTGGAAACTTTCACCGACTTCTATCCGATTGCACTTGTAGACATGTTACCGCATTTGCTGAGATCGCATTCAAGGTAAACATTGCAGATGCCTGCTTAGTTGTTAATTACCTTTAAATGTCCAGCGCACTATAGCACAGCTTCTAATTTAATCCCAGCCGTAGTTGCTTTTGCTTTGTATTTGTGTAGTGGCTACGAATCTGATGTTGGATATTCATTTTCAGATATGTGAAATGTTACCTCTTACCGGACAAAGCGAAGATGGGAAAGAGAAAAGCCAGTGTGAAAAAGAAGACCTTGAACCCCACTTACAATGAGATCCTTAGGGTAAGAGAGAAGAGATATGATGGCTGGTTATTAAAGTCCTCATCCAATCTCCTTTTCAGATTATTTATCACCTGATTCACTCAACAAACATCTCAATAGGGGGTATGGcagaagtctgtgtgtgtgtgtgtgtgtgtgtgtgtgtgggggggggggggggtacattccTGATTTTATACTCGGgaaattgtttttcaacagttcAAAATTAGCTGGACACAAAGCTATCAGTGCTCGGTCTATTGTGTCTATATTGAGTAAACAACTTTTATCCCCTTTTCTACCCCTGCAGTTTAAAGTTACCATGGAGACCCTCAAGACTCAAGCACTTAATGTCTCCGTGTGGCACAATGACAACTTTGGACGGAACAGCTTCCTTGGCGAGGTGGACTTGGATTTGTCTGAATGGGACTTTAGCAACACGCAGATGAATGATTATGCTTTGAAAGCAAGGGTAAACTGCAAGAGGATTAGTTTTGGTCGTATACAGTCTGTTTTGCAGTGTCAATTTTTATATAGGTGGTAATTCATAAAGACTGATCTGGTACCAACTTGCCACAACTAAAAATAAAGTTATTCTATTCACTCTAGATCTCAAcacagtctctcagtccctctcaCTCCCAATCTATTGACCATAGAGGAGAGATGAGAATAGGATTGCGTTTCCTGCCACAGATCTCCTACAGTAAGCGGTTTCTCAGACCACTCTCATCATCATCTAGCCTGTTATGTGTTCTATTGAACATAACTTACTTATGTGTGTTTTTACTCAATTGGTAGGTAAGAGGTCATCCAAAACTGAGACGGGTGAGGTGCAGATTTGGGTGAAAGACTGCAAGAACCTGCCTGCTATCAGGGGTGCGATCATTGACCCCTTTGTGAAATGGTATGTGTTTTGGATATGTTGCACCTGGTTAAATACGGGTGTGAAGCATAATTTAGTATTGAATATGTTTATAGTGCCAATGTGTCATTTAGTCATATATAAACTAAACCATTGGATTTGTAGCGATTCACTCACTGTAGAAATACAGATTTTTTTATACTGTTGTACTCCTGTAGATGGCAATTTTTTGTCCTCTTTTACTCACTGAATATTGGCCCTGTTTTAATACTTTGAAAATGCATCCTCCCTTCTTTCCTTGAGGTAAGCACTTatgcatataaactcagcaaaaaaagaaacgtcctctcactgtcaactgcgtttattttcagcaaacttaacatgtaaatatttgtatgaacataagattcaacaactgagaca carries:
- the sytl2a gene encoding synaptotagmin-like protein 2 isoform X16 yields the protein MLPHLLRSHSRYVKCYLLPDKAKMGKRKASVKKKTLNPTYNEILRFKVTMETLKTQALNVSVWHNDNFGRNSFLGEVDLDLSEWDFSNTQMNDYALKARISTQSLSPSHSQSIDHRGEMRIGLRFLPQISYSKRSSKTETGEVQIWVKDCKNLPAIRGAIIDPFVKCTVLPDTSRKSRQKTRVVKKTANPMFNHTMVYDGFRPDDLREACIEVTVWDHDRLTNHFIGGLRLGLGTGKSYGLEVDWMDSTSEEASLWERMMHSHNEWVEDIIPLRMLIMARGLSK